A genomic segment from Halomonas sp. TA22 encodes:
- the mnmH gene encoding tRNA 2-selenouridine(34) synthase MnmH, which translates to MSLPLVEPELGLLRESRLLIDVRAPVEFAQGALPGAINLPLMDDEERRQVGLTYKQSGQQAAIALGERLVAGRIKHARTDAWRHAVSESPEAILYCFRGGLRSQIAQQWLAESGVERPRIRGGWKAMRHQLCLRVDAAAERPMLVVGGLTGCAKTALIQRLDNGLDLEACARHKGSAFGRHPLQSPSQIDFEHAMGMGLLGIDGPCVVEDESRHIGAVNVPLAFWRTMEQAPRLRVEMPLDWRLAQIRKDYIDDLWEVYRRQYGEWLGWSLMRKQLSSALARLRKRLGHARLQRLQRLQALAFREHARGDRQAHEAWLAPLLTEYYDPLYRHQLEKSEHEFLHVGDWESCLAAAREWSERHAT; encoded by the coding sequence ATGAGCCTACCGCTCGTCGAGCCGGAACTCGGCTTACTGCGTGAATCACGTCTGCTTATCGATGTACGTGCCCCGGTCGAGTTCGCGCAAGGGGCGCTGCCCGGGGCCATCAACCTCCCGCTGATGGATGACGAGGAGCGCCGACAGGTGGGACTGACGTATAAGCAGTCGGGCCAGCAGGCCGCCATCGCCTTGGGCGAGCGATTGGTGGCGGGACGGATCAAGCATGCACGCACCGATGCCTGGCGCCATGCCGTGAGCGAGAGCCCCGAGGCGATCCTCTACTGTTTTCGTGGTGGGCTGCGCTCACAGATCGCCCAGCAGTGGTTGGCCGAAAGTGGTGTGGAGCGACCGCGCATCCGTGGCGGCTGGAAGGCGATGCGCCATCAGCTGTGCTTGCGTGTCGACGCCGCTGCCGAGCGGCCGATGCTGGTGGTGGGAGGCTTGACCGGTTGTGCCAAGACGGCACTGATCCAGCGTCTCGACAATGGCCTCGATCTTGAGGCATGCGCACGTCACAAGGGGTCGGCCTTCGGCCGCCACCCGCTGCAGTCGCCATCGCAGATCGATTTCGAACATGCCATGGGCATGGGGCTGCTGGGCATCGATGGCCCCTGCGTGGTCGAGGACGAGTCGCGCCATATCGGCGCGGTCAATGTCCCCCTTGCCTTCTGGCGCACCATGGAGCAGGCCCCACGTCTACGTGTCGAGATGCCGCTGGATTGGCGCCTGGCCCAGATCCGTAAGGATTATATCGACGATCTGTGGGAGGTCTATCGCCGCCAATACGGGGAGTGGCTAGGCTGGTCATTGATGCGCAAGCAGCTCTCCTCGGCGCTGGCACGGCTCAGGAAGCGCCTTGGTCATGCACGCCTTCAGCGCCTTCAGCGCTTGCAGGCGCTGGCCTTCCGCGAGCATGCGCGGGGCGACCGCCAGGCCCATGAAGCCTGGCTTGCGCCGCTGCTCACGGAGTACTACGACCCGCTCTATCGCCATCAGCTCGAGAAGAGCGAACATGAGTTTCTCCACGTGGGCGACTGGGAGAGCTGTCTGGCGGCAGCGCGCGAGTGGTCAGAACGTCACGCTACCTAG